In Penaeus chinensis breed Huanghai No. 1 chromosome 26, ASM1920278v2, whole genome shotgun sequence, a single genomic region encodes these proteins:
- the LOC125038901 gene encoding upstream activation factor subunit spp27-like isoform X5 has product MAQISRETLKAKISAILKGADLETLSAKKVRQQLEQELGVDLSDRKKEIDAIIMADVEDQVNSHSEEEEVSEEETTKGKDESESEPEPDVSDKAGDDDDYEPGAKKPRKPKASPKKRRASDDDDSDEEWGKRKRSPAKKGGGGGGRGKKSAFTKSFKLSPELADVVGADVMPRHEVVKKLWAVIKERELQDPKNKQYAICDDQLLKVFGVKRFRTFGMMKHLKEHFLEAA; this is encoded by the exons CCATCCTCAAAGGAGCAGACCTCGAAACACTCTCAGCCAAAAAAGTGCGGCAACAGCTCGAACAAGAGCTCGGGGTTGATCTCTCTGACCGGAAGAAGGAAATAGACGCAATTATCATGGCTGATGTTGAGGACCAGGTTAACTCCCactcagaggaggaggaggtgtccgAGGAGGAGACCACCAAGGGCAAGGACGAGTCGGAGTCGGAGCCGGAGCCTGATGTGAGT GACAAagcaggtgatgatgatgactatgagcCTGGTGCGAAGAAGCCCAGGAAGCCCAAGGCCAGCCCCAAGAAGAGGAGGGCCTCTGATGACGACGACTCGGACGAAGAGtggggcaagaggaagagg AGTCCAGcaaagaagggaggtggaggtggtgggcgtGGCAAGAAGTCCGCCTTCACAAAGTCTTTCAAATTGTCTCCCGAACTCGCCGATGTTGTTGGAGCTGATGTCATGCCCCGTCATGAAGTAGTCAAGAAATTGTGGGCTGTTATCAAGGAGAGGGAACTGCAGGACCCTAAAAATAAGCAATATGCTATCTGTGATGATCAGCTCTTGAAAGTGTTCG GTGTAAAGCGCTTCCGTACATTTGGCATGATGAAACACCTGAAGGAGCATTTCCTCGAGGCAGCTTAA
- the LOC125038901 gene encoding upstream activation factor subunit spp27-like isoform X1: MAQISRETLKAKISAILKGADLETLSAKKVRQQLEQELGVDLSDRKKEIDAIIMADVEDQVNSHSEEEEVSEEETTKGKDESESEPEPDVSQDKAGDDDDYEPGAKKPRKPKASPKKRRASDDDDSDEEWGKRKRQSPAKKGGGGGGRGKKSAFTKSFKLSPELADVVGADVMPRHEVVKKLWAVIKERELQDPKNKQYAICDDQLLKVFGVKRFRTFGMMKHLKEHFLEAA; encoded by the exons CCATCCTCAAAGGAGCAGACCTCGAAACACTCTCAGCCAAAAAAGTGCGGCAACAGCTCGAACAAGAGCTCGGGGTTGATCTCTCTGACCGGAAGAAGGAAATAGACGCAATTATCATGGCTGATGTTGAGGACCAGGTTAACTCCCactcagaggaggaggaggtgtccgAGGAGGAGACCACCAAGGGCAAGGACGAGTCGGAGTCGGAGCCGGAGCCTGATGTGAGT CAGGACAAagcaggtgatgatgatgactatgagcCTGGTGCGAAGAAGCCCAGGAAGCCCAAGGCCAGCCCCAAGAAGAGGAGGGCCTCTGATGACGACGACTCGGACGAAGAGtggggcaagaggaagagg CAGAGTCCAGcaaagaagggaggtggaggtggtgggcgtGGCAAGAAGTCCGCCTTCACAAAGTCTTTCAAATTGTCTCCCGAACTCGCCGATGTTGTTGGAGCTGATGTCATGCCCCGTCATGAAGTAGTCAAGAAATTGTGGGCTGTTATCAAGGAGAGGGAACTGCAGGACCCTAAAAATAAGCAATATGCTATCTGTGATGATCAGCTCTTGAAAGTGTTCG GTGTAAAGCGCTTCCGTACATTTGGCATGATGAAACACCTGAAGGAGCATTTCCTCGAGGCAGCTTAA
- the LOC125038901 gene encoding upstream activation factor subunit spp27-like isoform X7 codes for MAQISRETLKAKISAILKGADLETLSAKKVRQQLEQELGVDLSDRKKEIDAIIMADVEDQVNSHSEEEEVSEEETTKGKDESESEPEPDQDKAGDDDDYEPGAKKPRKPKASPKKRRASDDDDSDEEWGKRKRSPAKKGGGGGGRGKKSAFTKSFKLSPELADVVGADVMPRHEVVKKLWAVIKERELQDPKNKQYAICDDQLLKVFGVKRFRTFGMMKHLKEHFLEAA; via the exons CCATCCTCAAAGGAGCAGACCTCGAAACACTCTCAGCCAAAAAAGTGCGGCAACAGCTCGAACAAGAGCTCGGGGTTGATCTCTCTGACCGGAAGAAGGAAATAGACGCAATTATCATGGCTGATGTTGAGGACCAGGTTAACTCCCactcagaggaggaggaggtgtccgAGGAGGAGACCACCAAGGGCAAGGACGAGTCGGAGTCGGAGCCGGAGCCTGAT CAGGACAAagcaggtgatgatgatgactatgagcCTGGTGCGAAGAAGCCCAGGAAGCCCAAGGCCAGCCCCAAGAAGAGGAGGGCCTCTGATGACGACGACTCGGACGAAGAGtggggcaagaggaagagg AGTCCAGcaaagaagggaggtggaggtggtgggcgtGGCAAGAAGTCCGCCTTCACAAAGTCTTTCAAATTGTCTCCCGAACTCGCCGATGTTGTTGGAGCTGATGTCATGCCCCGTCATGAAGTAGTCAAGAAATTGTGGGCTGTTATCAAGGAGAGGGAACTGCAGGACCCTAAAAATAAGCAATATGCTATCTGTGATGATCAGCTCTTGAAAGTGTTCG GTGTAAAGCGCTTCCGTACATTTGGCATGATGAAACACCTGAAGGAGCATTTCCTCGAGGCAGCTTAA
- the LOC125038901 gene encoding upstream activation factor subunit spp27-like isoform X8: MAQISRETLKAKISAILKGADLETLSAKKVRQQLEQELGVDLSDRKKEIDAIIMADVEDQVNSHSEEEEVSEEETTKGKDESESEPEPDDKAGDDDDYEPGAKKPRKPKASPKKRRASDDDDSDEEWGKRKRSPAKKGGGGGGRGKKSAFTKSFKLSPELADVVGADVMPRHEVVKKLWAVIKERELQDPKNKQYAICDDQLLKVFGVKRFRTFGMMKHLKEHFLEAA; the protein is encoded by the exons CCATCCTCAAAGGAGCAGACCTCGAAACACTCTCAGCCAAAAAAGTGCGGCAACAGCTCGAACAAGAGCTCGGGGTTGATCTCTCTGACCGGAAGAAGGAAATAGACGCAATTATCATGGCTGATGTTGAGGACCAGGTTAACTCCCactcagaggaggaggaggtgtccgAGGAGGAGACCACCAAGGGCAAGGACGAGTCGGAGTCGGAGCCGGAGCCTGAT GACAAagcaggtgatgatgatgactatgagcCTGGTGCGAAGAAGCCCAGGAAGCCCAAGGCCAGCCCCAAGAAGAGGAGGGCCTCTGATGACGACGACTCGGACGAAGAGtggggcaagaggaagagg AGTCCAGcaaagaagggaggtggaggtggtgggcgtGGCAAGAAGTCCGCCTTCACAAAGTCTTTCAAATTGTCTCCCGAACTCGCCGATGTTGTTGGAGCTGATGTCATGCCCCGTCATGAAGTAGTCAAGAAATTGTGGGCTGTTATCAAGGAGAGGGAACTGCAGGACCCTAAAAATAAGCAATATGCTATCTGTGATGATCAGCTCTTGAAAGTGTTCG GTGTAAAGCGCTTCCGTACATTTGGCATGATGAAACACCTGAAGGAGCATTTCCTCGAGGCAGCTTAA
- the LOC125038901 gene encoding upstream activation factor subunit spp27-like isoform X6, translating into MAQISRETLKAKISAILKGADLETLSAKKVRQQLEQELGVDLSDRKKEIDAIIMADVEDQVNSHSEEEEVSEEETTKGKDESESEPEPDDKAGDDDDYEPGAKKPRKPKASPKKRRASDDDDSDEEWGKRKRQSPAKKGGGGGGRGKKSAFTKSFKLSPELADVVGADVMPRHEVVKKLWAVIKERELQDPKNKQYAICDDQLLKVFGVKRFRTFGMMKHLKEHFLEAA; encoded by the exons CCATCCTCAAAGGAGCAGACCTCGAAACACTCTCAGCCAAAAAAGTGCGGCAACAGCTCGAACAAGAGCTCGGGGTTGATCTCTCTGACCGGAAGAAGGAAATAGACGCAATTATCATGGCTGATGTTGAGGACCAGGTTAACTCCCactcagaggaggaggaggtgtccgAGGAGGAGACCACCAAGGGCAAGGACGAGTCGGAGTCGGAGCCGGAGCCTGAT GACAAagcaggtgatgatgatgactatgagcCTGGTGCGAAGAAGCCCAGGAAGCCCAAGGCCAGCCCCAAGAAGAGGAGGGCCTCTGATGACGACGACTCGGACGAAGAGtggggcaagaggaagagg CAGAGTCCAGcaaagaagggaggtggaggtggtgggcgtGGCAAGAAGTCCGCCTTCACAAAGTCTTTCAAATTGTCTCCCGAACTCGCCGATGTTGTTGGAGCTGATGTCATGCCCCGTCATGAAGTAGTCAAGAAATTGTGGGCTGTTATCAAGGAGAGGGAACTGCAGGACCCTAAAAATAAGCAATATGCTATCTGTGATGATCAGCTCTTGAAAGTGTTCG GTGTAAAGCGCTTCCGTACATTTGGCATGATGAAACACCTGAAGGAGCATTTCCTCGAGGCAGCTTAA
- the LOC125038901 gene encoding upstream activation factor subunit spp27-like isoform X2, which produces MAQISRETLKAKISAILKGADLETLSAKKVRQQLEQELGVDLSDRKKEIDAIIMADVEDQVNSHSEEEEVSEEETTKGKDESESEPEPDVSDKAGDDDDYEPGAKKPRKPKASPKKRRASDDDDSDEEWGKRKRQSPAKKGGGGGGRGKKSAFTKSFKLSPELADVVGADVMPRHEVVKKLWAVIKERELQDPKNKQYAICDDQLLKVFGVKRFRTFGMMKHLKEHFLEAA; this is translated from the exons CCATCCTCAAAGGAGCAGACCTCGAAACACTCTCAGCCAAAAAAGTGCGGCAACAGCTCGAACAAGAGCTCGGGGTTGATCTCTCTGACCGGAAGAAGGAAATAGACGCAATTATCATGGCTGATGTTGAGGACCAGGTTAACTCCCactcagaggaggaggaggtgtccgAGGAGGAGACCACCAAGGGCAAGGACGAGTCGGAGTCGGAGCCGGAGCCTGATGTGAGT GACAAagcaggtgatgatgatgactatgagcCTGGTGCGAAGAAGCCCAGGAAGCCCAAGGCCAGCCCCAAGAAGAGGAGGGCCTCTGATGACGACGACTCGGACGAAGAGtggggcaagaggaagagg CAGAGTCCAGcaaagaagggaggtggaggtggtgggcgtGGCAAGAAGTCCGCCTTCACAAAGTCTTTCAAATTGTCTCCCGAACTCGCCGATGTTGTTGGAGCTGATGTCATGCCCCGTCATGAAGTAGTCAAGAAATTGTGGGCTGTTATCAAGGAGAGGGAACTGCAGGACCCTAAAAATAAGCAATATGCTATCTGTGATGATCAGCTCTTGAAAGTGTTCG GTGTAAAGCGCTTCCGTACATTTGGCATGATGAAACACCTGAAGGAGCATTTCCTCGAGGCAGCTTAA
- the LOC125038901 gene encoding upstream activation factor subunit spp27-like isoform X9, with the protein MAAILKGADLETLSAKKVRQQLEQELGVDLSDRKKEIDAIIMADVEDQVNSHSEEEEVSEEETTKGKDESESEPEPDVSQDKAGDDDDYEPGAKKPRKPKASPKKRRASDDDDSDEEWGKRKRQSPAKKGGGGGGRGKKSAFTKSFKLSPELADVVGADVMPRHEVVKKLWAVIKERELQDPKNKQYAICDDQLLKVFGVKRFRTFGMMKHLKEHFLEAA; encoded by the exons CCATCCTCAAAGGAGCAGACCTCGAAACACTCTCAGCCAAAAAAGTGCGGCAACAGCTCGAACAAGAGCTCGGGGTTGATCTCTCTGACCGGAAGAAGGAAATAGACGCAATTATCATGGCTGATGTTGAGGACCAGGTTAACTCCCactcagaggaggaggaggtgtccgAGGAGGAGACCACCAAGGGCAAGGACGAGTCGGAGTCGGAGCCGGAGCCTGATGTGAGT CAGGACAAagcaggtgatgatgatgactatgagcCTGGTGCGAAGAAGCCCAGGAAGCCCAAGGCCAGCCCCAAGAAGAGGAGGGCCTCTGATGACGACGACTCGGACGAAGAGtggggcaagaggaagagg CAGAGTCCAGcaaagaagggaggtggaggtggtgggcgtGGCAAGAAGTCCGCCTTCACAAAGTCTTTCAAATTGTCTCCCGAACTCGCCGATGTTGTTGGAGCTGATGTCATGCCCCGTCATGAAGTAGTCAAGAAATTGTGGGCTGTTATCAAGGAGAGGGAACTGCAGGACCCTAAAAATAAGCAATATGCTATCTGTGATGATCAGCTCTTGAAAGTGTTCG GTGTAAAGCGCTTCCGTACATTTGGCATGATGAAACACCTGAAGGAGCATTTCCTCGAGGCAGCTTAA
- the LOC125038901 gene encoding upstream activation factor subunit spp27-like isoform X4, translated as MAQISRETLKAKISAILKGADLETLSAKKVRQQLEQELGVDLSDRKKEIDAIIMADVEDQVNSHSEEEEVSEEETTKGKDESESEPEPDQDKAGDDDDYEPGAKKPRKPKASPKKRRASDDDDSDEEWGKRKRQSPAKKGGGGGGRGKKSAFTKSFKLSPELADVVGADVMPRHEVVKKLWAVIKERELQDPKNKQYAICDDQLLKVFGVKRFRTFGMMKHLKEHFLEAA; from the exons CCATCCTCAAAGGAGCAGACCTCGAAACACTCTCAGCCAAAAAAGTGCGGCAACAGCTCGAACAAGAGCTCGGGGTTGATCTCTCTGACCGGAAGAAGGAAATAGACGCAATTATCATGGCTGATGTTGAGGACCAGGTTAACTCCCactcagaggaggaggaggtgtccgAGGAGGAGACCACCAAGGGCAAGGACGAGTCGGAGTCGGAGCCGGAGCCTGAT CAGGACAAagcaggtgatgatgatgactatgagcCTGGTGCGAAGAAGCCCAGGAAGCCCAAGGCCAGCCCCAAGAAGAGGAGGGCCTCTGATGACGACGACTCGGACGAAGAGtggggcaagaggaagagg CAGAGTCCAGcaaagaagggaggtggaggtggtgggcgtGGCAAGAAGTCCGCCTTCACAAAGTCTTTCAAATTGTCTCCCGAACTCGCCGATGTTGTTGGAGCTGATGTCATGCCCCGTCATGAAGTAGTCAAGAAATTGTGGGCTGTTATCAAGGAGAGGGAACTGCAGGACCCTAAAAATAAGCAATATGCTATCTGTGATGATCAGCTCTTGAAAGTGTTCG GTGTAAAGCGCTTCCGTACATTTGGCATGATGAAACACCTGAAGGAGCATTTCCTCGAGGCAGCTTAA
- the LOC125038901 gene encoding upstream activation factor subunit spp27-like isoform X3 has translation MAQISRETLKAKISAILKGADLETLSAKKVRQQLEQELGVDLSDRKKEIDAIIMADVEDQVNSHSEEEEVSEEETTKGKDESESEPEPDVSQDKAGDDDDYEPGAKKPRKPKASPKKRRASDDDDSDEEWGKRKRSPAKKGGGGGGRGKKSAFTKSFKLSPELADVVGADVMPRHEVVKKLWAVIKERELQDPKNKQYAICDDQLLKVFGVKRFRTFGMMKHLKEHFLEAA, from the exons CCATCCTCAAAGGAGCAGACCTCGAAACACTCTCAGCCAAAAAAGTGCGGCAACAGCTCGAACAAGAGCTCGGGGTTGATCTCTCTGACCGGAAGAAGGAAATAGACGCAATTATCATGGCTGATGTTGAGGACCAGGTTAACTCCCactcagaggaggaggaggtgtccgAGGAGGAGACCACCAAGGGCAAGGACGAGTCGGAGTCGGAGCCGGAGCCTGATGTGAGT CAGGACAAagcaggtgatgatgatgactatgagcCTGGTGCGAAGAAGCCCAGGAAGCCCAAGGCCAGCCCCAAGAAGAGGAGGGCCTCTGATGACGACGACTCGGACGAAGAGtggggcaagaggaagagg AGTCCAGcaaagaagggaggtggaggtggtgggcgtGGCAAGAAGTCCGCCTTCACAAAGTCTTTCAAATTGTCTCCCGAACTCGCCGATGTTGTTGGAGCTGATGTCATGCCCCGTCATGAAGTAGTCAAGAAATTGTGGGCTGTTATCAAGGAGAGGGAACTGCAGGACCCTAAAAATAAGCAATATGCTATCTGTGATGATCAGCTCTTGAAAGTGTTCG GTGTAAAGCGCTTCCGTACATTTGGCATGATGAAACACCTGAAGGAGCATTTCCTCGAGGCAGCTTAA